In a genomic window of Aeromonas veronii:
- the ispF gene encoding 2-C-methyl-D-erythritol 2,4-cyclodiphosphate synthase: MIRIGHGFDVHKFGGVGPCMLGGVPVPYEQGLVAHSDGDVVLHAVSDALLGAIGAGDIGRHFPDTAAEFKGIDSRILLRDVFARVQKAGYAIGNLDVTIIAQAPKMAPHIDAMCAVLAADLQCDLNRVNVKATTTEQLGFTGRKEGIATEAVVLLVKQ, translated from the coding sequence ATGATCCGGATTGGACATGGTTTTGATGTACACAAGTTTGGTGGGGTTGGCCCCTGCATGCTGGGTGGCGTGCCAGTTCCCTACGAACAGGGGCTGGTTGCCCACTCCGACGGCGATGTGGTGCTGCACGCGGTGAGCGATGCCCTGCTGGGGGCCATCGGTGCCGGTGACATCGGCCGCCACTTCCCCGATACCGCAGCGGAATTCAAGGGGATCGATAGCCGCATCCTGCTGCGGGATGTGTTTGCCCGGGTACAGAAGGCGGGTTATGCCATCGGCAACCTGGATGTGACCATCATCGCCCAGGCCCCCAAAATGGCCCCCCATATCGATGCCATGTGCGCCGTGCTGGCCGCCGATCTGCAATGTGATTTGAACCGGGTGAACGTCAAGGCGACCACCACCGAACAGCTTGGGTTTACGGGGCGCAAGGAAGGGATCGCCACCGAAGCCGTCGTCCTACTGGTGAAACAATAA
- the truD gene encoding tRNA pseudouridine(13) synthase TruD yields MLEQLAYLHGAPTARGILKAEAADFVVNEDLGFEPCGEGEHIFVRVRKTGENTAWVAGLLADAAGVNRNAVTWAGLKDRHAVTEQWFGIHLPGKAEPNLSVIESDSIQILQVKRHNKKLRVGYLKGNHFTLRLTALEQADGLAARLQAIAEQGVPNYYGEQRFGRDGNNLEAAKAMFAGKRIKDRNKRSLYLSAARSMLFNAIVSARIEQGLAHQLLAGDCVMLKGSHSIFSEEGVTSELEARLASGDVQLTAPQWGRGRLASQGAAAEFEQAVLAPYRDWCDGLEQAGLDQDRRPLLLKPEQMSWQLDGEALTLSFFLPAGAFATSVVRELMQAEEADHGFRNQTDANSGQ; encoded by the coding sequence ATGCTGGAACAACTTGCCTATCTGCACGGGGCGCCCACCGCCCGCGGTATCCTCAAGGCCGAGGCTGCCGACTTCGTGGTGAATGAAGATCTCGGCTTCGAGCCTTGCGGTGAAGGGGAGCATATTTTCGTCCGGGTGCGCAAAACCGGTGAGAACACTGCCTGGGTAGCGGGCCTGCTGGCCGATGCGGCCGGGGTCAACCGCAATGCGGTGACCTGGGCGGGCCTGAAAGATCGCCACGCGGTGACCGAGCAGTGGTTCGGCATTCACCTGCCAGGCAAGGCAGAGCCGAACCTTTCGGTGATCGAAAGCGACAGCATCCAGATCCTGCAGGTGAAGCGCCACAACAAGAAGCTGCGGGTCGGTTATCTTAAGGGCAATCACTTCACCCTGCGCCTCACCGCGCTGGAGCAGGCCGACGGGCTGGCAGCACGCCTGCAGGCCATCGCCGAGCAGGGCGTACCCAATTACTATGGTGAGCAGCGTTTTGGCCGCGATGGCAACAACCTGGAAGCGGCCAAGGCGATGTTCGCCGGCAAGCGGATCAAGGATCGCAACAAGCGATCCCTCTACCTCTCAGCCGCTCGCAGCATGCTGTTCAACGCCATTGTCAGCGCCCGCATCGAGCAGGGGCTGGCCCATCAGCTGCTGGCCGGTGATTGCGTGATGCTCAAGGGCAGCCACTCCATCTTCAGCGAAGAGGGGGTTACCTCCGAGCTGGAGGCGCGTCTTGCCTCCGGCGACGTGCAACTGACCGCGCCCCAGTGGGGCCGTGGCCGGCTGGCCAGTCAGGGTGCCGCTGCCGAGTTCGAACAGGCTGTGTTGGCCCCGTATCGCGATTGGTGTGACGGGCTGGAGCAAGCCGGGCTGGATCAGGATCGCCGCCCGCTGCTGCTCAAGCCGGAGCAGATGAGCTGGCAGCTGGATGGTGAGGCGCTGACCCTCTCCTTCTTCCTGCCGGCGGGCGCGTTTGCCACCAGCGTAGTGCGCGAGTTAATGCAGGCCGAAGAGGCCGATCATGGTTTCAGGAATCAGACCGATGCGAATTCTGGTCAGTAA
- the surE gene encoding 5'/3'-nucleotidase SurE has translation MRILVSNDDGVHAEGIRALSSALHVCGEVIVVAPDRNRSGASHSLTLEVPLRVTRIAENGFNGIESYAVKGTPTDCVHLAVNELVRPEPDMVVAGINHGANLGDDVIYSGTVAAATEGRHLGYPSIAISLVGKTHFATAAYYAAQLVKGMMVHPLPADQILNVNVPDLPLEQIKGIRVTRLGNRHRAESVICSEDPRGQPIYWIGPPGSQQDAGEGTDFAAIEQGYVSITPLTIDMTAYSSLAGLGAWLDLQE, from the coding sequence ATGCGAATTCTGGTCAGTAATGATGATGGTGTGCACGCCGAGGGCATTCGAGCTCTCAGCTCGGCGCTGCACGTCTGCGGCGAGGTCATTGTGGTGGCGCCGGATCGCAACCGCAGCGGCGCGAGTCACTCCCTGACGCTGGAAGTACCGCTGCGGGTTACCCGAATCGCAGAAAACGGCTTTAATGGGATTGAGAGTTATGCGGTGAAGGGCACGCCGACCGACTGCGTGCATCTGGCGGTCAACGAGCTGGTACGCCCTGAACCCGACATGGTGGTGGCCGGTATCAACCACGGCGCCAATCTGGGGGATGATGTCATCTACTCGGGCACGGTCGCGGCGGCCACCGAGGGACGCCATCTTGGCTACCCCTCCATCGCTATTTCGCTGGTGGGCAAAACCCACTTCGCCACGGCGGCCTACTACGCCGCGCAGTTGGTGAAGGGCATGATGGTGCACCCGCTGCCCGCCGATCAGATCCTCAACGTCAACGTGCCGGACCTGCCCCTCGAGCAGATCAAGGGGATCAGGGTGACGCGCCTTGGCAATCGCCACCGGGCAGAGTCGGTGATCTGCAGCGAGGATCCCCGTGGTCAGCCCATCTACTGGATTGGCCCGCCCGGCAGCCAGCAAGATGCGGGAGAAGGCACGGATTTCGCCGCCATCGAGCAGGGCTACGTCTCGATCACCCCCCTGACCATCGATATGACTGCCTACAGCAGTCTGGCGGGGCTGGGGGCTTGGTTGGATCTGCAGGAATGA